A window of Micrococcales bacterium genomic DNA:
TCACGGTCGAGAAAGGCTGCCCAGAATCCGCGCCGAATGTCACCTGCACCGGTGTCGAGTTGACAATAACGTCCTTATCAACACGAGGCCATTCTTGCCACGGCGTCCAACGCTGGACAACCGTCAGATCATATGTTCCTTCCTTGGTTGACGTGATATTGGCTCGGTAGGTGGAGGACGCGGCGTCCCAGGTGAACGACGTTGCGGTGACCGCAGGCTCCAAGGCACCGCTGCCAGTATGCCTAGCTTCAAGTCGCAGCGTCGAAGCGCTCGAGGCGCCAATGATTGGCGCGTGGCAGACACTAACCAGCTGGCTAGTCAGCTGGTGCGACTCTTTGCCGTCCGCCTTTCGAGTACCGCCGCTGACGCTGACCGTCGATGCAATGGGGTCGGGCGCACCGTCCCTGAAATCCACGGGCATCGCCCAGGCCAACGCACCATCCGCTGTGCTCGCCTGGACATAATGATTACCGGCGACTGGTGAGGTCACATCCACGCTGTAGGCTCCACCCCTCACTTCAGGGAGCGGCCCTGGGTCACTTCTGAACACCAACGGTGATCCTGCGGGAAGGTCAAACCGGATGTGGTTCCCGGCAACACCCACAAAGCGACCCGAAGCGCTAACCCCAAAGGCTCCAACGCTAGTTTCTGCCGCAGAGCCATCGTCACACACCCCATCAGCGCTTGCGTATGGCGAAGGCGGGGTGTATCCACCAGTTATTCTGACCGCCGGCCCAGCAACGAATTTCACGTCCATTGCCATGCCGACTGAGTACGACTGGCCATCCCACTCAAAAGCAACCCTGACACCCCCCCATACGTAACTGCGTGAGGTAATCGCAACCGAATAATCCTGCTCGTCCTCGTTCCAGACCGGGGTATCGCAAGAGATGATGGTTGCGGAGGAGGTCCCGCAAGTTTGTTGCCAGACGAGGTAGCCCATGTAAGGTCCCTGAAGAAACCCTACTCTCAGGGTGTCTGCCCGGTTGGTTATCGGTTGACCATTCTCGTCCCAAATACGCATGCGTATGATCACCGGGTCTTCCCCGTCGGCAATCGCTGTGGATTGGCCTTCATACCATGCCTGCAAGCGACCCTTCGTGTTGCCACAGACCCGGACCGACGCAGGACTGCCAACGACCCCGATGCCCACCACTGATGCCGCCACGCTCATACTGGAGCAGGACTGCGGTGGTGGGATGTTGTGATCCCAGGTCACTTTGGCCTGCGCCAGGCCGTTGCTTCCGGTCACGGCGGAGGCGGGGGTAGCCACCAGGCCGGGAGGGACGGTGAACTGAACGGCTACCCCTGCGGCTGGTTGGCCGCTTTCGTCCGAGACCGAAACGGTCGCCCAGTAAGGACGGTCCTCGTCTGCGCGCAGCCCCACGCTGCCGTCAAATTCATAATCCCTGGCATCACCAAATAGCAAGAGCGCTGCACTGGCGCCGGATCCAGGATTCGTCATAGTGGCCGAAAGCGGCTGCCAATAGGTGGCTGGCTGCGGATCACTCTGGGCCAGGGCGGTGACTTCAAAAGCGCCGGTCAAGCCCAGCGAAATGGGTGCTTGGCAGGTGCCGGGCTGTGAGGTCGGGTTCACATTGTGCAACCTCTTGTAAATCATCTCGCCTGAGGGGGCACGGACTGTCGCGACAATTTGCCTAAGGCAGTCAACCGGCTGGCCGTTCTGGTCCAGCATGACCAAGGTCGCCGTGTTTCCAGCAATGGTGAAGCGGTGATCATCGGGGATGATGCCACGGCTGGTGCGCTTGGTTGGACCGGCTCCAGCCGTAGATGAGGTCGACTCAACCCGGTAGACGGCGTTTGGATCAGGCAACACAGGCGCAAAGCTGCGCTGAGTGGCTCCTGGAATGGGCTGCCCGTTGCGGAACCACTGATATGCCACGTCGCTGGCCCGGTCGGCCGGATAGCCAAACGTCGCGGTCAGGGTTTCCCCATCCCTAATAATCGACAGGGAGCCTCTCAAACCGGAGGCGATGACCTTCACGCGAACCTGGGCCGAGGTGTCGGTGACTGACACGGTTTCGACCTGCACGGCGCCATCGGCCGAGACATAGCTGTCCCCGGGCCGAAG
This region includes:
- a CDS encoding Ig-like domain-containing protein; translation: MWKRNSAANGIPKTFFLVGAAVLAVGLLSPLAALASSEPAQAAEAAPALEVARAQRAVPAEVANGASPETGLLAPAVTEADGEDPGFEGLGDDVDLEKFPPPGSWLAPAMRDGFLALNGPLPIQVEPGTLVPHQFDVVVANLFYSSDDFPSGPAPMSVSESDIDAMLAAAAAWWSRHTGLDFDFNTDTSYAAINSTCGTLENDALAANGLPRGDLGPYINTNRDLLILQVNSKCGDYEGVTLRVPNPPSVFVGGAFEVVVETFYDAARNHRRHAAVLAHEFGHTLGLWHSNLGDCTNVVLPGDDQVGPSWDGTYLGPGTCTHIEYGDVYSAMGDFDGDFDLQTATLSVAERWRLGVVWDGHGAVVLDEVGIDRTVTLARADLAGHQLPGGIVIPQNPGIGVAEYLSLEYRPQGASTTQLPGVYLADLSGTGTVRLTPAGANAGPDARRPHLPLRPGDSYVSADGAVQVETVSVTDTSAQVRVKVIASGLRGSLSIIRDGETLTATFGYPADRASDVAYQWFRNGQPIPGATQRSFAPVLPDPNAVYRVESTSSTAGAGPTKRTSRGIIPDDHRFTIAGNTATLVMLDQNGQPVDCLRQIVATVRAPSGEMIYKRLHNVNPTSQPGTCQAPISLGLTGAFEVTALAQSDPQPATYWQPLSATMTNPGSGASAALLLFGDARDYEFDGSVGLRADEDRPYWATVSVSDESGQPAAGVAVQFTVPPGLVATPASAVTGSNGLAQAKVTWDHNIPPPQSCSSMSVAASVVGIGVVGSPASVRVCGNTKGRLQAWYEGQSTAIADGEDPVIIRMRIWDENGQPITNRADTLRVGFLQGPYMGYLVWQQTCGTSSATIISCDTPVWNEDEQDYSVAITSRSYVWGGVRVAFEWDGQSYSVGMAMDVKFVAGPAVRITGGYTPPSPYASADGVCDDGSAAETSVGAFGVSASGRFVGVAGNHIRFDLPAGSPLVFRSDPGPLPEVRGGAYSVDVTSPVAGNHYVQASTADGALAWAMPVDFRDGAPDPIASTVSVSGGTRKADGKESHQLTSQLVSVCHAPIIGASSASTLRLEARHTGSGALEPAVTATSFTWDAASSTYRANITSTKEGTYDLTVVQRWTPWQEWPRVDKDVIVNSTPVQVTFGADSGQPFSTVMVGTKVDYWGGAAVGKTLTANAVATPQPDSWAYQWLRDGEPIPGATAKTYILAPDDAAHMVGVRATATKAGYASTSAVSSLELVLQSFGSAAASLAVDNPAARSHAWVGDTLTVTVYCGPPADSIYYTWYRDAEFNSPLKQGTGADSYTLRPVDAGHEVWAWVECRKQGHETAAGPSAFIPVQN